The genomic region gggttttttatttccccacaaataaagttaattaaatagtaaaaaagtcataaaattctTCAAAGCCTTCAATCTTGAGTGTTTAAGTTTCCACATCACACTTGTTAAAATTTAATACTAGACCAAAATTAGTTGTAATGTTGCAAAATCACGCTCATAGTTACATGTTAAATTCAgcacataaaacagagaaatttcTTCTAGTGTGAACCCTTTTATGTACATTATTCATCAAAAGTTAAACATTGACGTAAAGTAACAATAATCTAAACAAATCTTTGAGAGGAGGACAACTTTGAGAACTGAGTGTttgcaagactttttttgtcctctcaCCTTGTCGACTCGGTCTTTCTGAACACCGAATTTCCCACCGAAGCCTTTTGCCGCATCTTTCTGGGAGGAGTGCTGCTCAACTTGTGCGACATAGTCGTGTCCCAAAGCCACCTGGACGGTAAAGATACATTCATACACAAATTCAGCCTCCTGCATACAATTTTGATCAGAAACAGCAGATTCAGAGTGAAGGACAAAATAAATCTACACTTGCATTGAGTAAGAGGAGCTTATCGCCATGTTTCGAAGATGAAAAAATTGCCAACCTTGTCCATTCGGTCCTTTTCGACTCCAAACTTCCCTCCGTATCCGTATGAGGCTTTGGGAATCTGCTCCTTCTGCTTCACCTGCTCGTGCTCCCCAACGACTTTGCTTCTGAGCTCTGCAACACTGAGGCATCACACACGGGTCAGATGAACACCGATAGTAATATTTGTCATTAGAAACTATTAATCCGTAATACATTCCTTATTTATACTGggcacatttatttatacagcacaggTTATG from Plectropomus leopardus isolate mb unplaced genomic scaffold, YSFRI_Pleo_2.0 unplaced_scaffold23224, whole genome shotgun sequence harbors:
- the LOC121966129 gene encoding hematopoietic lineage cell-specific protein-like; this translates as MWKSVAGHNVSVQVAAEGDDWETDPDFENDVSEQEQRWGAKTIEGSGRKEHISVAELRSKVVGEHEQVKQKEQIPKASYGYGGKFGVEKDRMDKVALGHDYVAQVEQHSSQKDAAKGFGGKFGVQKDRVDK